Sequence from the Streptomyces peucetius genome:
AGTACGGATTCGACTTCGACCGGAGCCACATCTACCGGCTGGTCAGCGGCGACAAGCCACCCAAGATGCCGGTCGATCTGCTGCTGGCACTGTGCAAGATCCTCGGCTGCCGGTTCGAGGAACTCGTCGTCGAGGTCACTGCGGCGGAGAGCGACGTGTCGGCACTGCCCGAGCAGGCCGGGCCGCGTCCGCTGCTGCCGGAGTCGCCCATGCTCGACGCCGGGTTCTTCGACGCCGAGACCTGACCGGCCCCGCGATGGTGGACAAGAGCCAGCAGCGGGGCCGCGGTTCGTGCGACGACTGCGGGCGTGAGCGGTATCTGCGGGTGAACACGCGCTCGCGTCGGCTGTGCGCGACCTGTGCCGATCGCCGCCGGCCAACCGAGGAGTGCATCGACTGCCGCCAGCTCCGGATCCCCTACGCTCGGACCGCTGCCGGCCCGGTATGCCAGGCGTGCCAACGACGCCGCAACGCTCAGCCGTGCGCCCGTTGTGGCCAAGTCCGCGTCGTGACGAAGCGGCTGGACGATGGTGCACCGTTGTGCCAAACCTGCTGGAAGAAGCAGCAGCCCGGCGAGCCATGCGTCGGCTGCGGCGAGGTACGCGCGGTCCACCAGCGCGGCGACGGTGGACCGCTGTGTGAACGCTGCTACCGCCAGCGCACCCCTCACCTGAAGTGCGCGGTCTGCGGAGAAGTTCGCCAGATGCAGAACGCGGCGAA
This genomic interval carries:
- a CDS encoding helix-turn-helix domain-containing protein; protein product: MRAVPAPEPRPEGVRASSRPQYEWRLRELMAVRKNWYTTTKLTEALHEYGFDFDRSHIYRLVSGDKPPKMPVDLLLALCKILGCRFEELVVEVTAAESDVSALPEQAGPRPLLPESPMLDAGFFDAET